One Stigmatopora argus isolate UIUO_Sarg chromosome 12, RoL_Sarg_1.0, whole genome shotgun sequence genomic window carries:
- the LOC144085658 gene encoding ATP-dependent 6-phosphofructokinase, platelet type-like isoform X1 has protein sequence MSAPKRQDTRKLFENLSGTGKSIAVLTSGGDAQGMNAAVRAVVRMGIYVGAKVYFIHEGYQGMVDGGENIQEASWESVSSMLQVGGTVIGSARCKAFRERDGRLRAACNLVQRNITNLCVIGGDGSLTGANLFREEWSGLLDELLRQGTISEEAAQGNSTLHIVGMVGSIDNDFCGTDMTIGTDSALHRIIEVVDAIMTTAQSHQRTFVLEVMGRHCGYLALVSALACGADWVFFPEMPPEDGWEDDMCQKLSENRADKKRLNIIIVAEGAIDRQNKSITPDYIKDLVVRNLGLDTRVTILGHVQRGGTPSAFDRILASRMGVEAVLALLEASPGTPACVVSLVGNQAVRLPLMECVQMTQEVQKAMDEKKFEDAVKLRGRSFENNLTTYKILCNRKADSELPHSSFNVAVLNVGAPAAGMNAAVRSAVRVGITQGHKMFAVSDGFEGFYKGQIKEIKWGDVGGWTGQGGSLLGTKRTLPGKHLEKIAEQMKIHNINALLVIGGFEAYMGLLELSSARDKYDELCVPMVMVPATVSNNIPGSDLSIGSDTALNAITDTCDRIKQSASGTKRRVFIIETMGGYCGYLATVGGLAAGADTVYIYEEPFDIRDLQGNVEHLTQKMKTTIQRGLVLRNENCNVNFTTDFIYQLYTEEGRGVFDCRKNILGHMQQGGAPSPFDRNFGTKVAAKAVQWITKTLKESYKGGRVFADSEDSACLLGMRRRAMVFQPVAQLKDETDFEHRIPKEQWWLKLRPLMKILAKYKTSYDVSDSGQLEHVGSFRRAKEGDAMAAI, from the exons ATGTCGGCTCCGAAGCGCCAGGATACCCGGAAGCTCTTCGAGAACCTGTCTGGCACCGGCAAGTCCATCGCGGTGCTCACCAGCGGCGGAGATGCCCAAG GGATGAACGCTGCGGTCCGAGCGGTGGTCCGCATGGGCATTTACGTGGGAGCCAAAGTCTACTTTATACACGAG GGCTACCAAGGCATGGTGGACGGTGGCGAAAACATCCAGGAGGCCTCGTGGGAAAGCGTCTCCAGCATGTTACAAGTG GGCGGCACGGTCATCGGCAGCGCTCGCTGCAAAGCGTTTCGGGAGCGCGACGGTCGCCTGCGGGCGGCGTGCAACCTGGTCCAAAGGAACATCACCAACCTCTGCGTCATCGGCGGCGACGGCAGCTTGACCGGAGCCAACCTCTTCAGAGAGGAGTGGAGCGGACTCCTGGACGAGCTCTTGCGCCAGG GCACCATCAGCGAGGAGGCGGCGCAGGGCAACTCGACGCTGCACATCGTTGGCATGGTGGGCTCCATCGACAACGACTTCTGCGGCACCGACATGACCATCGGCACCGACTCGGCGCTGCACCGCATCATCGAGGTGGTGGACGCCATCATGACCACCGCTCAGAG CCACCAGAGGACCTTCGTGCTGGAGGTCATGGGTCGCCATTGCGG ATATTTGGCGCTCGTCAGCGCTCTGGCGTGCGGAGCCGACTGGGTTTTCTTCCCCGAAATGCCTCCCGAAGACGGTTGGGAGGACGACATGTGCCAGAAGCTGTCCGAG AACCGCGCAGACAAGAAGCGCCTGAACATCATCATCGTGGCCGAAGGCGCCATCGACCGCCAGAACAAGTCCATCACCCCCGACTACATCAAAGAC CTGGTGGTGCGCAACCTGGGCTTGGACACCAGGGTGACCATCCTGGGCCACGTGCAGCGAGGCGGAACCCCCTCCGCCTTTGATAGGATCCTG GCCAGCCGCATGGGCGTGGAGGCGGTGCTGGCCTTGCTGGAGGCCTCGCCCGGCACCCCCGCCTGCGTGGTGTCGCTGGTGGGCAACCAGGCCGTGCGATTGCCCCTCATGGAGTGCGTGCAGATG ACGCAGGAAGTGCAGAAGGCCATGGATGAGAAGAAGTTTGAAGATGCGGTCAAACTGCGTGGAcg GAGTTTTGAGAACAACCTGACCACGTACAAAATCCTGTGCAACCGCAAGGCCGACTCGGAGCTGCCCCAC AGTTCCTTCAACGTGGCCGTGCTGAACGTGGGGGCGCCCGCCGCCGGGATGAACGCCGCCGTGCGTTCCGCCGTCCGGGTGGGGATCACGCAAGGCCACAAAATGTTCGCGGTGAGCGACGGCTTCGAGGGATTCTACAAGGGCCAG ATTAAGGAGATCAAATGGGGCGACGTCGGAGGCTGGACGGGACAAGGCGGCTCGCTCCTCGGCACAAAAAG AACCCTTCCCGGCAAACATTTGGAGAAGATCGCCGAACAGATGAAGATCCACAACATCAACGCCTTGCTCGTTATCGGCGGATTTGAG GCCTACATGGGATTACTGGAACTTTCGTCGGCCCGGGACAAATACGACGAGCTGTGCGTGCCCATGGTGATGGTCCCCGCCACGGTGTCCAACAATATACCGGGCTCGGACCTCAGCATCGGTTCCGACACGGCGCTCAACGCCATCACGGAC ACGTGCGACCGCATCAAGCAGTCGGCCAGCGGAACCAAGCGGAGGGTCTTCATCATCGAGACCATGGGGGGCTACTGCGGCTACTTGGCCACCGTGGGAGGGCTGGCGGCCGGGGCCGACACCGTCTACATCTACGAGGAACCCTTCGACATCCGAGACCTGCAG ggTAATGTGGAACATCTGACACAAAAGATGAAGACCACCATCCAACGAGGTCTGGTCCTCAG GAACGAGAACTGCAACGTGAACTTCACTACTGACTTCATCTACCAGCTTTACACAGAAGAGGGTCGAGGGGTCTTTGACTGCAGGAAGAACATTCTGGGACACATGCAGCAG GGTGGCGCTCCGTCTCCCTTCGACAGAAACTTTGGCACCAAAGTGGCGGCGAAAGCTGTCCAGTGGATCACAAAGACATTGAAGGAGTCCTACAAAGGAG GCCGGGTGTTCGCCGATTCCGAGGACAGCGCCTGTCTGTTGGGCATGAGACGGCGAGCCATGGTCTTCCAACCTGTGGCGCAGCTGAAAGATGAGACTGACTTTGA GCACCGGATCCCCAAGGAGCAATGGTGGTTAAAGCTCCGCCCCCTGATGAAAATCCTGGCCAAGTACAAGACCAGCTACGACGTATCCGACTCGGGTCAGCTGGAGCACGTGGGCAGCTTCCGGCGGGCCAAGGAGGGAGACGCCATGGCCGCCATTTGA
- the tmem71 gene encoding transmembrane protein 71, with translation MSLFFSGAATSSPIRRWLRSSPAHRSPDASLLSPDSSYVCYAAEDGAPSVWRRLSPRLLTNGYYAVTDDSFLRDDDGNVSLGPCAAVVSYKENLFRVFRRRRRKSGGASLTRPLSDVDESHQTWTDESILAGVLRRDQEPWTKEPIWPVDDDGGCDFFAYDPCRKDHPGDKEAPPPKRMIQEEIGSEICQGIKRPSPSLDGLSEVPPPPVFHGAAWRHPRRHTQSSGSFLLLTFLVLVSAAFVSAG, from the exons ATGTCGCTCTTCTTCTCTGGAGCGGCGACCA GTTCGCCCATAAGACGATGGCTGAGGTCTAGCCCCGCCCACCGGAG CCCGGACGCGTCCCTGTTGTCTCCCGACTCCTCCTACGTATGCTACGCGGCGGAGGACGGCGCCCCATCCGTCTGGCGCCGCCTCTCGCCCCGCCTCCTCACCAACGGCTACTACGCCGTGACCGACGACAGCTTCCTGCGGGACGACGACGGGAACGTGTCGCTGGGGCCGTGCGCCGCCGTCGTGTCCTACAAGGAGAATCTTTTCAG AGTTTTCCGGAGGCGGCGGCGTAAAAGCGGTGGCGCCTCGTTGACGCGCCCGCTGAGCGACGTGGACGAGAGCCACCAGACCTGGACGGACGAGTCCATTTTGGCCGGCGTCTTGCGTCGAGACCAAGAGCCGTGGACGAAAGAACCGATTTGGCCGGTGGACGACGATGGCGGCTGCGACTTCTTTGCTTACG ACCCCTGCCGAAAGGACCACCCTGGCGACAAGGAGGCCCCGCCCCCTAAAAGGATGATCCAGGAGGAGATCGGATCGGAAATCTGCCAAGGAATCAAACGCCCGAGTCCGTCCCTAGACGGACTGTCGGAGGTCCCGCCTCCTCCCGTCTTTCACGGCGCCGCTTGGCGGCATCCGCGTCGGCACACGCAATCCTCAg GCAGCTTCTTGCTACTGACTTTCCTCGTCCTGGTCTCGGCCGCGTTTGTGTCCGCCGGGTAA
- the LOC144085658 gene encoding ATP-dependent 6-phosphofructokinase, platelet type-like isoform X2, with protein MSAPKRQDTRKLFENLSGTGKSIAVLTSGGDAQGMNAAVRAVVRMGIYVGAKVYFIHEGYQGMVDGGENIQEASWESVSSMLQVGGTVIGSARCKAFRERDGRLRAACNLVQRNITNLCVIGGDGSLTGANLFREEWSGLLDELLRQGTISEEAAQGNSTLHIVGMVGSIDNDFCGTDMTIGTDSALHRIIEVVDAIMTTAQSHQRTFVLEVMGRHCGYLALVSALACGADWVFFPEMPPEDGWEDDMCQKLSENRADKKRLNIIIVAEGAIDRQNKSITPDYIKDLVVRNLGLDTRVTILGHVQRGGTPSAFDRILASRMGVEAVLALLEASPGTPACVVSLVGNQAVRLPLMECVQMTQEVQKAMDEKKFEDAVKLRGRSFENNLTTYKILCNRKADSELPHSSFNVAVLNVGAPAAGMNAAVRSAVRVGITQGHKMFAVSDGFEGFYKGQIKEIKWGDVGGWTGQGGSLLGTKRTLPGKHLEKIAEQMKIHNINALLVIGGFEAFESVLQLFEARGHFEEFCVPLCVLPATISNNVPGTDLSLGADTSLNALVETCDRIKQSASGTKRRVFIIETMGGYCGYLATVGGLAAGADTVYIYEEPFDIRDLQGNVEHLTQKMKTTIQRGLVLRNENCNVNFTTDFIYQLYTEEGRGVFDCRKNILGHMQQGGAPSPFDRNFGTKVAAKAVQWITKTLKESYKGGRVFADSEDSACLLGMRRRAMVFQPVAQLKDETDFEHRIPKEQWWLKLRPLMKILAKYKTSYDVSDSGQLEHVGSFRRAKEGDAMAAI; from the exons ATGTCGGCTCCGAAGCGCCAGGATACCCGGAAGCTCTTCGAGAACCTGTCTGGCACCGGCAAGTCCATCGCGGTGCTCACCAGCGGCGGAGATGCCCAAG GGATGAACGCTGCGGTCCGAGCGGTGGTCCGCATGGGCATTTACGTGGGAGCCAAAGTCTACTTTATACACGAG GGCTACCAAGGCATGGTGGACGGTGGCGAAAACATCCAGGAGGCCTCGTGGGAAAGCGTCTCCAGCATGTTACAAGTG GGCGGCACGGTCATCGGCAGCGCTCGCTGCAAAGCGTTTCGGGAGCGCGACGGTCGCCTGCGGGCGGCGTGCAACCTGGTCCAAAGGAACATCACCAACCTCTGCGTCATCGGCGGCGACGGCAGCTTGACCGGAGCCAACCTCTTCAGAGAGGAGTGGAGCGGACTCCTGGACGAGCTCTTGCGCCAGG GCACCATCAGCGAGGAGGCGGCGCAGGGCAACTCGACGCTGCACATCGTTGGCATGGTGGGCTCCATCGACAACGACTTCTGCGGCACCGACATGACCATCGGCACCGACTCGGCGCTGCACCGCATCATCGAGGTGGTGGACGCCATCATGACCACCGCTCAGAG CCACCAGAGGACCTTCGTGCTGGAGGTCATGGGTCGCCATTGCGG ATATTTGGCGCTCGTCAGCGCTCTGGCGTGCGGAGCCGACTGGGTTTTCTTCCCCGAAATGCCTCCCGAAGACGGTTGGGAGGACGACATGTGCCAGAAGCTGTCCGAG AACCGCGCAGACAAGAAGCGCCTGAACATCATCATCGTGGCCGAAGGCGCCATCGACCGCCAGAACAAGTCCATCACCCCCGACTACATCAAAGAC CTGGTGGTGCGCAACCTGGGCTTGGACACCAGGGTGACCATCCTGGGCCACGTGCAGCGAGGCGGAACCCCCTCCGCCTTTGATAGGATCCTG GCCAGCCGCATGGGCGTGGAGGCGGTGCTGGCCTTGCTGGAGGCCTCGCCCGGCACCCCCGCCTGCGTGGTGTCGCTGGTGGGCAACCAGGCCGTGCGATTGCCCCTCATGGAGTGCGTGCAGATG ACGCAGGAAGTGCAGAAGGCCATGGATGAGAAGAAGTTTGAAGATGCGGTCAAACTGCGTGGAcg GAGTTTTGAGAACAACCTGACCACGTACAAAATCCTGTGCAACCGCAAGGCCGACTCGGAGCTGCCCCAC AGTTCCTTCAACGTGGCCGTGCTGAACGTGGGGGCGCCCGCCGCCGGGATGAACGCCGCCGTGCGTTCCGCCGTCCGGGTGGGGATCACGCAAGGCCACAAAATGTTCGCGGTGAGCGACGGCTTCGAGGGATTCTACAAGGGCCAG ATTAAGGAGATCAAATGGGGCGACGTCGGAGGCTGGACGGGACAAGGCGGCTCGCTCCTCGGCACAAAAAG AACCCTTCCCGGCAAACATTTGGAGAAGATCGCCGAACAGATGAAGATCCACAACATCAACGCCTTGCTCGTTATCGGCGGATTTGAG GCCTTTGAGTCGGTCCTGCAGCTTTTTGAGGCCCGAGGGCACTTTGAGGAATTTTGCGTGCCGCTCTGCGTGCTTCCCGCCACCATTAGCAACAATGTGCCGGGCACCGACCTCAGCCTCGGGGCCGACACCTCGCTCAACGCCCTGGTGGAG ACGTGCGACCGCATCAAGCAGTCGGCCAGCGGAACCAAGCGGAGGGTCTTCATCATCGAGACCATGGGGGGCTACTGCGGCTACTTGGCCACCGTGGGAGGGCTGGCGGCCGGGGCCGACACCGTCTACATCTACGAGGAACCCTTCGACATCCGAGACCTGCAG ggTAATGTGGAACATCTGACACAAAAGATGAAGACCACCATCCAACGAGGTCTGGTCCTCAG GAACGAGAACTGCAACGTGAACTTCACTACTGACTTCATCTACCAGCTTTACACAGAAGAGGGTCGAGGGGTCTTTGACTGCAGGAAGAACATTCTGGGACACATGCAGCAG GGTGGCGCTCCGTCTCCCTTCGACAGAAACTTTGGCACCAAAGTGGCGGCGAAAGCTGTCCAGTGGATCACAAAGACATTGAAGGAGTCCTACAAAGGAG GCCGGGTGTTCGCCGATTCCGAGGACAGCGCCTGTCTGTTGGGCATGAGACGGCGAGCCATGGTCTTCCAACCTGTGGCGCAGCTGAAAGATGAGACTGACTTTGA GCACCGGATCCCCAAGGAGCAATGGTGGTTAAAGCTCCGCCCCCTGATGAAAATCCTGGCCAAGTACAAGACCAGCTACGACGTATCCGACTCGGGTCAGCTGGAGCACGTGGGCAGCTTCCGGCGGGCCAAGGAGGGAGACGCCATGGCCGCCATTTGA
- the LOC144085658 gene encoding ATP-dependent 6-phosphofructokinase, platelet type-like isoform X3 — MSAPKRQDTRKLFENLSGTGKSIAVLTSGGDAQGMNAAVRAVVRMGIYVGAKVYFIHEGYQGMVDGGENIQEASWESVSSMLQVGGTVIGSARCKAFRERDGRLRAACNLVQRNITNLCVIGGDGSLTGANLFREEWSGLLDELLRQGTISEEAAQGNSTLHIVGMVGSIDNDFCGTDMTIGTDSALHRIIEVVDAIMTTAQSHQRTFVLEVMGRHCGYLALVSALACGADWVFFPEMPPEDGWEDDMCQKLSENRADKKRLNIIIVAEGAIDRQNKSITPDYIKDLVVRNLGLDTRVTILGHVQRGGTPSAFDRILASRMGVEAVLALLEASPGTPACVVSLVGNQAVRLPLMECVQMTQEVQKAMDEKKFEDAVKLRGRSFENNLTTYKILCNRKADSELPHSSFNVAVLNVGAPAAGMNAAVRSAVRVGITQGHKMFAVSDGFEGFYKGQIKEIKWGDVGGWTGQGGSLLGTKRTLPGKHLEKIAEQMKIHNINALLVIGGFEAYMGLLELSSARDKYDELCVPMVMVPATVSNNIPGSDLSIGSDTALNAITDAFESVLQLFEARGHFEEFCVPLCVLPATISNNVPGTDLSLGADTSLNALVETCDRIKQSASGTKRRVFIIETMGGYCGYLATVGGLAAGADTVYIYEEPFDIRDLQGNVEHLTQKMKTTIQRGLVLRNENCNVNFTTDFIYQLYTEEGRGVFDCRKNILGHMQQGGAPSPFDRNFGTKVAAKAVQWITKTLKESYKGGRVFADSEDSACLLGMRRRAMVFQPVAQLKDETDFEHRIPKEQWWLKLRPLMKILAKYKTSYDVSDSGQLEHVGSFRRAKEGDAMAAI; from the exons ATGTCGGCTCCGAAGCGCCAGGATACCCGGAAGCTCTTCGAGAACCTGTCTGGCACCGGCAAGTCCATCGCGGTGCTCACCAGCGGCGGAGATGCCCAAG GGATGAACGCTGCGGTCCGAGCGGTGGTCCGCATGGGCATTTACGTGGGAGCCAAAGTCTACTTTATACACGAG GGCTACCAAGGCATGGTGGACGGTGGCGAAAACATCCAGGAGGCCTCGTGGGAAAGCGTCTCCAGCATGTTACAAGTG GGCGGCACGGTCATCGGCAGCGCTCGCTGCAAAGCGTTTCGGGAGCGCGACGGTCGCCTGCGGGCGGCGTGCAACCTGGTCCAAAGGAACATCACCAACCTCTGCGTCATCGGCGGCGACGGCAGCTTGACCGGAGCCAACCTCTTCAGAGAGGAGTGGAGCGGACTCCTGGACGAGCTCTTGCGCCAGG GCACCATCAGCGAGGAGGCGGCGCAGGGCAACTCGACGCTGCACATCGTTGGCATGGTGGGCTCCATCGACAACGACTTCTGCGGCACCGACATGACCATCGGCACCGACTCGGCGCTGCACCGCATCATCGAGGTGGTGGACGCCATCATGACCACCGCTCAGAG CCACCAGAGGACCTTCGTGCTGGAGGTCATGGGTCGCCATTGCGG ATATTTGGCGCTCGTCAGCGCTCTGGCGTGCGGAGCCGACTGGGTTTTCTTCCCCGAAATGCCTCCCGAAGACGGTTGGGAGGACGACATGTGCCAGAAGCTGTCCGAG AACCGCGCAGACAAGAAGCGCCTGAACATCATCATCGTGGCCGAAGGCGCCATCGACCGCCAGAACAAGTCCATCACCCCCGACTACATCAAAGAC CTGGTGGTGCGCAACCTGGGCTTGGACACCAGGGTGACCATCCTGGGCCACGTGCAGCGAGGCGGAACCCCCTCCGCCTTTGATAGGATCCTG GCCAGCCGCATGGGCGTGGAGGCGGTGCTGGCCTTGCTGGAGGCCTCGCCCGGCACCCCCGCCTGCGTGGTGTCGCTGGTGGGCAACCAGGCCGTGCGATTGCCCCTCATGGAGTGCGTGCAGATG ACGCAGGAAGTGCAGAAGGCCATGGATGAGAAGAAGTTTGAAGATGCGGTCAAACTGCGTGGAcg GAGTTTTGAGAACAACCTGACCACGTACAAAATCCTGTGCAACCGCAAGGCCGACTCGGAGCTGCCCCAC AGTTCCTTCAACGTGGCCGTGCTGAACGTGGGGGCGCCCGCCGCCGGGATGAACGCCGCCGTGCGTTCCGCCGTCCGGGTGGGGATCACGCAAGGCCACAAAATGTTCGCGGTGAGCGACGGCTTCGAGGGATTCTACAAGGGCCAG ATTAAGGAGATCAAATGGGGCGACGTCGGAGGCTGGACGGGACAAGGCGGCTCGCTCCTCGGCACAAAAAG AACCCTTCCCGGCAAACATTTGGAGAAGATCGCCGAACAGATGAAGATCCACAACATCAACGCCTTGCTCGTTATCGGCGGATTTGAG GCCTACATGGGATTACTGGAACTTTCGTCGGCCCGGGACAAATACGACGAGCTGTGCGTGCCCATGGTGATGGTCCCCGCCACGGTGTCCAACAATATACCGGGCTCGGACCTCAGCATCGGTTCCGACACGGCGCTCAACGCCATCACGGAC GCCTTTGAGTCGGTCCTGCAGCTTTTTGAGGCCCGAGGGCACTTTGAGGAATTTTGCGTGCCGCTCTGCGTGCTTCCCGCCACCATTAGCAACAATGTGCCGGGCACCGACCTCAGCCTCGGGGCCGACACCTCGCTCAACGCCCTGGTGGAG ACGTGCGACCGCATCAAGCAGTCGGCCAGCGGAACCAAGCGGAGGGTCTTCATCATCGAGACCATGGGGGGCTACTGCGGCTACTTGGCCACCGTGGGAGGGCTGGCGGCCGGGGCCGACACCGTCTACATCTACGAGGAACCCTTCGACATCCGAGACCTGCAG ggTAATGTGGAACATCTGACACAAAAGATGAAGACCACCATCCAACGAGGTCTGGTCCTCAG GAACGAGAACTGCAACGTGAACTTCACTACTGACTTCATCTACCAGCTTTACACAGAAGAGGGTCGAGGGGTCTTTGACTGCAGGAAGAACATTCTGGGACACATGCAGCAG GGTGGCGCTCCGTCTCCCTTCGACAGAAACTTTGGCACCAAAGTGGCGGCGAAAGCTGTCCAGTGGATCACAAAGACATTGAAGGAGTCCTACAAAGGAG GCCGGGTGTTCGCCGATTCCGAGGACAGCGCCTGTCTGTTGGGCATGAGACGGCGAGCCATGGTCTTCCAACCTGTGGCGCAGCTGAAAGATGAGACTGACTTTGA GCACCGGATCCCCAAGGAGCAATGGTGGTTAAAGCTCCGCCCCCTGATGAAAATCCTGGCCAAGTACAAGACCAGCTACGACGTATCCGACTCGGGTCAGCTGGAGCACGTGGGCAGCTTCCGGCGGGCCAAGGAGGGAGACGCCATGGCCGCCATTTGA